A region of Ignavibacteriota bacterium DNA encodes the following proteins:
- a CDS encoding response regulator, with protein sequence MKKRSKILLVDDEPDVLLAYQRNLFKLYNVSIAGSGDEAIRIIEDEGPFSVILSDFNMPGMNGINLLTQVKEISPDSSRLIITGYADVNVAIKSVNDGKVFRFLTKPISMDNLIEVINSADEQYRLVTAEKELLDKTLKGSIKILIDLISITKPEIFALSNQFRITAKRLSKFLKGINPWEVEIAALLSEIGAILIPGADKIENDSYTVSKSDSHNNDELNRIPQLSADILKNIPRLEEIANAIKYQNYEYTYKKGLNQEFYKNDIPIISRIIKIVKDYTLNSKKSGNSDYAYNQLLINKSAYDPEILSKMVDVIVAESKIKKTTVNICNLVPGMVTAENIESDTGLVLISKDRELSEVTIEKLNMLSKRLTIVEPIFIVSE encoded by the coding sequence ATGAAAAAACGAAGCAAAATACTGTTAGTTGATGATGAACCGGATGTCTTATTGGCTTATCAAAGGAATTTATTTAAATTATACAATGTTTCAATTGCCGGTTCTGGTGATGAAGCAATTAGAATCATTGAAGATGAAGGACCATTTTCTGTTATTCTAAGTGATTTCAATATGCCTGGCATGAATGGAATTAATCTGCTTACTCAAGTAAAGGAAATAAGCCCTGATTCATCGAGACTAATAATTACAGGTTACGCCGATGTTAATGTTGCAATTAAATCTGTCAACGATGGAAAAGTATTCAGATTCCTTACTAAGCCTATATCCATGGATAACTTGATTGAAGTAATTAACTCTGCTGATGAGCAATACCGACTTGTTACAGCCGAGAAAGAATTGCTTGACAAGACATTGAAAGGAAGTATCAAAATTCTGATTGACCTCATAAGTATAACTAAACCCGAGATATTTGCATTATCCAATCAATTCAGAATTACTGCCAAAAGACTCTCTAAATTTTTAAAAGGGATAAATCCGTGGGAAGTCGAAATTGCTGCTTTGTTGTCTGAAATAGGTGCAATTTTGATTCCTGGTGCTGATAAAATTGAGAATGATTCATATACGGTTTCTAAATCAGACTCCCATAATAATGATGAACTTAATAGAATTCCTCAACTTTCAGCAGATATACTGAAAAATATTCCAAGACTCGAGGAAATTGCTAATGCTATAAAATATCAAAATTACGAGTACACTTATAAGAAGGGGCTGAATCAGGAGTTCTACAAGAATGATATTCCAATAATTTCCAGAATAATTAAAATTGTCAAAGATTATACACTAAATAGTAAAAAATCAGGCAACTCTGACTATGCGTATAATCAATTACTTATAAATAAAAGTGCTTACGACCCGGAAATACTCAGCAAAATGGTAGATGTAATTGTTGCTGAAAGTAAAATTAAAAAGACTACTGTCAACATTTGTAATTTAGTTCCCGGTATGGTAACTGCCGAAAACATTGAAAGTGATACCGGACTGGTGCTGATCTCCAAAGATCGGGAACTTAGCGAAGTAACAATTGAGAAACTTAACATGCTATCAAAAAGGCTTACTATCGTTGAACCTATTTTTATTGTCAGTGAATAA
- a CDS encoding T9SS type A sorting domain-containing protein, with translation MKKALLIKILILMNIQLSANDIIILNHTKSIRECVGNSVLISVSAYSKSGNTISFQWFKDSKILNDEISPILELPSLKHNQSGTYYCQITNGVNDTILTDPATIYALLPTSITKEPEDVKVGLENETVTLEFDAHVSGLGIVDAVRNGEYVKIQWFRVDNGINTKLHNNDIYDGVNSNILSINTNNLQKNGLYFAEIEGKCNKEETKTVNVIKEINLLAISISGFEACEGNYESLKSFISNPNNYNLEYQWYKDGKPIQEKENFKGIFSDELKFEPIYYSDTGKYKLKVTIKGTKFSEFSNEVFIKVGNEPVFVCLRMDTLIDVHTPEYFSGKVENSIWINIFYKSNAKPIYFEIFKNGQLIASRHSDSSVFSLGNISYLECLFNNKFIPNKKDSSSYYVIAYNDCGIAYSDTISLMAQSLCDPFNQFHKLCLNEPISIFLDYQPKIPLNELKIVWESNKDSHFNFETPHESLYYTATKDRLELTDLKFLDEWRNNASVSYFDLRYRVHRSKDGIGLLNYDEFCCFYLKIADIPNIKIQPNDKTLIFDSQDTVFQITFDNDFDKNIEVELYFFTSILNTPKLIDVGIPQIGKLYNHIKKVNYEDAGYYYAVSRYSITNDSIICNVTITDTIKLTVIPKGIVTGVNELNFRFSILPNPANDYILINLSKNSIQPIAEDKVQVFDLLGLEKISELIPPMTSTHLLNVERLPVGVYFIRLGTQVEKFVKI, from the coding sequence ATGAAAAAAGCCTTATTAATAAAGATTCTTATTCTCATGAATATTCAATTATCGGCTAATGATATAATCATTTTAAATCATACAAAATCAATCAGAGAATGTGTTGGAAATTCTGTATTAATTTCGGTTTCTGCATATTCTAAATCTGGTAATACTATATCTTTTCAATGGTTTAAAGATTCAAAAATTTTAAATGATGAAATTTCCCCTATATTAGAATTACCCTCCTTGAAGCACAATCAGTCGGGAACATACTATTGTCAAATAACTAATGGCGTGAATGACACAATTCTCACTGACCCGGCAACTATTTATGCTTTATTACCTACTTCAATAACAAAAGAACCTGAAGATGTTAAAGTAGGTTTAGAAAATGAAACCGTAACACTTGAATTTGATGCACATGTTAGTGGTTTGGGAATTGTAGATGCAGTTAGAAATGGAGAATATGTTAAAATTCAATGGTTTAGAGTAGATAATGGTATAAATACTAAATTGCATAATAATGATATTTATGATGGAGTAAATAGCAATATTTTAAGTATAAATACTAATAATCTACAAAAAAATGGATTGTATTTTGCTGAAATTGAGGGCAAATGCAATAAAGAAGAAACAAAAACAGTAAATGTAATTAAAGAAATCAATTTATTAGCTATTTCAATTTCCGGATTTGAAGCTTGCGAAGGAAACTATGAGTCATTAAAATCTTTTATATCTAATCCAAATAACTACAACCTTGAATATCAATGGTATAAAGATGGAAAACCGATTCAAGAAAAAGAAAATTTTAAAGGTATTTTTTCCGATGAACTCAAATTTGAACCAATTTACTATAGCGACACCGGTAAGTATAAATTAAAAGTAACAATCAAAGGAACAAAATTCTCTGAATTTTCAAATGAAGTATTCATAAAAGTAGGCAATGAACCTGTTTTTGTTTGTTTAAGAATGGATACGTTAATTGACGTACATACTCCTGAATACTTTAGTGGCAAAGTTGAAAATTCAATATGGATTAATATTTTTTATAAGTCAAATGCAAAACCAATTTATTTTGAAATTTTTAAAAACGGTCAACTAATTGCTTCAAGACATTCAGACTCCTCTGTATTTAGTTTGGGCAATATTTCTTATCTTGAATGTTTGTTTAACAATAAATTCATCCCAAACAAAAAAGACTCATCAAGTTACTACGTCATTGCATACAATGATTGTGGTATTGCATACTCTGATACAATCAGTTTGATGGCTCAATCATTATGTGACCCATTTAATCAATTTCATAAATTATGCTTGAATGAACCAATTTCAATATTTTTAGACTACCAACCTAAAATCCCATTGAATGAGTTGAAAATAGTCTGGGAGAGCAATAAAGACAGCCATTTTAATTTTGAAACTCCCCATGAAAGTTTGTACTATACTGCGACAAAAGACAGATTAGAATTGACTGACTTAAAATTTTTGGATGAATGGAGGAACAACGCATCTGTTTCATACTTTGATTTAAGGTATCGGGTTCATAGATCGAAAGATGGCATTGGCTTGTTGAACTATGACGAATTTTGCTGTTTTTATCTCAAAATTGCAGATATACCAAATATAAAAATCCAACCAAATGATAAAACATTAATATTTGATAGCCAAGATACTGTTTTTCAAATAACCTTCGATAATGATTTTGATAAAAATATTGAAGTAGAATTGTATTTCTTTACTTCAATATTAAATACACCTAAGTTAATTGATGTAGGGATTCCCCAGATAGGTAAGTTATATAATCATATCAAAAAGGTTAATTATGAAGATGCCGGTTATTATTATGCTGTTTCAAGATATAGCATAACTAATGATTCAATAATTTGCAATGTTACAATTACAGACACAATAAAACTAACTGTAATCCCAAAAGGAATAGTAACAGGAGTTAATGAATTAAATTTCAGATTTTCTATTTTGCCAAATCCTGCAAATGATTACATCTTAATCAATTTAAGCAAGAATAGTATTCAGCCCATTGCTGAAGATAAGGTGCAAGT
- a CDS encoding response regulator, with amino-acid sequence MNAPKILIVDDQDINLILIKKNLKELELDIIAATSGYEAIEILKSVSDIELILMDIHMSGLNGFETVKIIKENVQLADIPVIFVTAYYDQADYIKQGYNLGAYDYIIKPFDKNTLIGKVRLYLSLVREQKINKVQSAKLKDMNRSLNILNECNTALVYAESENEIFNAFTSIIVDKAGYPLVWIGKLIDSEENKVKIKLISYTSKEPIGTSTLSNSLSEPFECICINSSVADKDNLSISECMKKCDISKNFRKYSNHRILTMRFGKHHFSQFVINIYVPDDNILSENEMELLNSISQSLVYGQSALSDKFDRKKYQQELFREKEELSTTLNSITDGVIFFQPNGKIMYFNNAATEILEIKPDSFKELLIFDLFEVEGESGLFNPIDMIQNSDTGDIKFQINILSKSGKKLILSGKMAEIKSNDKYLSGITMFFQDITEQTRLSNELSLAQKMESVGRLASGIAHEINTPLQFIGDNNYFLNDASESLTKYLNHVDNELKKLKTTDICKVLISNIQEIKNDLNIEFLLSEIKNAVKSNLDGIQRVSKIVMAMKNFAHPSEKQKILSDINNAIETTAVISNNEWKYDCDLVLELEPELPHIYAVFDEINQVLLNMIINSVHAIQEKEKSLETGKKGRISIRTSSDEDFVKIEITDSGTGISKENITKIFDPFFTTKPVGKGTGQGLPIVHDIIVNKHKGRLSVESEFGEFTKFTLQLPR; translated from the coding sequence ATGAACGCACCTAAAATATTAATTGTGGATGATCAGGACATTAATTTAATTCTAATCAAAAAAAATTTGAAAGAATTAGAACTGGATATTATTGCCGCAACCTCAGGTTATGAAGCTATCGAAATACTGAAGAGTGTAAGTGATATTGAATTGATATTAATGGACATTCACATGAGTGGCTTGAATGGCTTTGAAACAGTCAAAATAATAAAAGAAAACGTGCAATTGGCAGATATTCCTGTTATATTTGTAACTGCCTACTATGACCAAGCTGATTATATTAAGCAAGGTTATAACTTAGGAGCTTATGATTATATTATAAAGCCATTCGATAAAAATACTCTGATTGGTAAAGTCCGGTTATACTTATCCCTCGTCCGGGAACAAAAGATTAACAAGGTTCAATCAGCTAAACTAAAGGATATGAACCGTTCATTGAATATTCTCAATGAATGTAATACAGCACTTGTATATGCAGAAAGCGAAAATGAAATATTTAATGCCTTTACTTCAATAATTGTGGATAAAGCAGGTTATCCGCTTGTCTGGATTGGAAAGCTGATTGATAGTGAAGAAAACAAAGTTAAAATTAAGTTAATATCTTACACATCTAAAGAACCTATTGGAACTTCTACATTGTCAAACTCACTTTCAGAACCTTTTGAATGTATTTGCATAAATTCTTCTGTAGCCGATAAAGATAACCTCTCAATATCGGAATGTATGAAGAAGTGCGATATATCAAAAAATTTCCGGAAATATTCAAATCACAGAATTCTTACTATGAGATTTGGTAAACATCATTTTTCTCAGTTTGTTATAAATATATATGTACCTGATGATAATATTCTCAGTGAAAACGAAATGGAGCTTCTAAACTCAATATCTCAAAGTTTAGTTTATGGACAGTCTGCATTATCTGACAAATTTGACAGAAAAAAATATCAACAGGAATTATTCAGGGAAAAAGAGGAATTGAGCACAACCTTAAATAGCATTACTGACGGTGTGATATTTTTTCAGCCCAATGGAAAAATTATGTATTTCAATAACGCTGCTACCGAAATACTTGAAATTAAGCCAGACTCATTTAAGGAATTATTGATATTCGATTTATTTGAAGTTGAGGGAGAATCAGGATTATTCAATCCGATTGATATGATTCAAAATTCAGATACAGGAGATATAAAGTTTCAGATAAATATTTTATCTAAGTCAGGTAAGAAACTCATATTGTCAGGCAAAATGGCAGAGATTAAATCAAATGACAAATATTTATCCGGAATAACTATGTTTTTTCAGGATATAACAGAGCAAACCCGACTTTCCAATGAGCTTTCGCTTGCCCAAAAAATGGAATCGGTAGGAAGGCTTGCATCAGGCATAGCACACGAAATCAATACTCCACTTCAATTTATCGGTGATAATAATTACTTTCTAAATGATGCTTCTGAATCCTTAACTAAGTATTTAAATCATGTTGACAATGAATTAAAAAAATTGAAAACCACTGACATTTGCAAGGTTTTAATAAGTAATATTCAGGAAATTAAAAACGATTTGAACATAGAATTTCTTTTAAGTGAAATCAAAAATGCTGTAAAAAGCAATCTCGATGGAATCCAAAGGGTTTCAAAAATTGTAATGGCTATGAAAAATTTTGCACACCCATCGGAAAAGCAAAAAATACTTTCAGATATCAATAACGCAATTGAGACTACTGCAGTTATATCAAATAATGAATGGAAATACGACTGCGATTTAGTCCTCGAACTTGAACCGGAACTTCCACATATTTATGCTGTCTTTGATGAAATTAATCAAGTACTTTTAAATATGATTATTAATTCAGTACATGCTATACAGGAAAAAGAAAAATCGTTAGAAACCGGAAAAAAAGGGCGAATATCAATAAGGACAAGTAGTGATGAAGATTTTGTAAAGATAGAGATAACAGATTCGGGTACAGGAATTTCCAAAGAAAATATCACTAAAATATTTGACCCATTTTTCACTACTAAACCTGTTGGTAAAGGTACAGGTCAGGGTCTGCCAATTGTTCATGATATAATCGTAAACAAACACAAAGGAAGACTTAGCGTTGAATCCGAATTCGGTGAATTTACTAAATTTACTCTACAATTACCGAGGTAA
- a CDS encoding nucleotidyltransferase domain-containing protein — MLLYGSYAKGSNTVDSDIDLAVIFNSIED; from the coding sequence ATTCTTTTGTATGGTTCTTATGCAAAAGGTTCAAATACTGTGGATTCAGATATAGATTTAGCAGTAATATTCAATTCAATCGAGGATTAA
- a CDS encoding T9SS type A sorting domain-containing protein, whose protein sequence is MKKFIAIIGLFTALQISLLSKETSEEVQFNQYYDAIPNVSSCTPGILKQSVIEEVLDKVNHIRSLHKLKPVSYEMAGQQMSMEGCLNMVASGQGGHIDNPSTPCYTPGGGEARMKSNIEYGGGASTPINSIIGWLIDDHNADKEREYMVGHRRAILNPFLTKFSFGRADGTPVSGGFFSSSLFLYQDFTNGNHNGGELDYIAYPYEYYPPSYVNKSFYLSFNAISNPSNLWANQNVTYANTSVTMTDENGNTVNVHSVKNDNEGWGSYPNNLSWKADGLVDNVRYNVSIKNVSVNGSPRDYSYWFKLTNINHTQPPTAPTLEVPANLATGVRLSNAFKWSLTQNTSRYHLQAAEDAAFTKIVINKEGLSTNGYVPNELDYESTYYWRVASSNDAGKSPWSQVFSFTTTSPTPDRPYLAGPANNAVTNTTTPTLFWTSVPGAETYSLQVSRDDTFEGFAVRYTKSNLTDTFDVIPVARLNNETDYWWRVKSVNAGGESTYTPSWKFNTGIPLPAPTLTGPSDGIETNLTPTLTWNVVPGATSYNIQLAERIGFDHGLIVNETKWEDVNFTVPSGLLTDGKTYYWKVRANSSSGSGPFSDPLSFVAKDGTSVSDLTLDSDLRVFPNPTNGNFNIILNNSEIINSVIIRDALGNEILRMNDVKDNNLNINLKQASTGIYFITVFTDSKAYSAKVSILR, encoded by the coding sequence ATGAAAAAGTTTATAGCAATTATTGGGCTATTCACAGCCTTACAAATTAGTTTACTTTCAAAGGAAACTTCGGAAGAAGTTCAGTTCAACCAGTATTATGATGCAATTCCAAATGTAAGTTCCTGCACTCCCGGAATTCTTAAACAAAGTGTCATCGAAGAAGTTCTTGATAAAGTCAATCATATTCGTAGTCTTCATAAACTAAAACCGGTTTCTTATGAAATGGCAGGTCAGCAGATGTCAATGGAAGGTTGCCTCAATATGGTGGCAAGCGGTCAGGGGGGGCATATTGATAATCCATCAACACCATGCTACACGCCGGGTGGTGGCGAAGCACGTATGAAATCAAATATTGAATACGGCGGTGGTGCTTCAACTCCAATTAATTCAATAATAGGTTGGCTTATTGATGATCACAATGCTGATAAAGAGCGTGAATATATGGTTGGTCACCGACGTGCCATACTTAATCCATTTTTGACTAAGTTTTCTTTCGGCAGAGCTGACGGGACTCCTGTTTCTGGTGGATTCTTCTCATCATCACTGTTTCTTTATCAGGATTTCACTAACGGCAATCATAACGGTGGAGAGCTTGATTACATTGCTTATCCTTATGAATATTATCCTCCAAGTTATGTAAATAAATCTTTCTATTTATCATTTAATGCTATTAGTAATCCATCAAATTTATGGGCAAACCAGAATGTTACTTATGCAAATACTTCAGTAACAATGACTGACGAAAATGGAAATACTGTTAATGTCCATTCAGTTAAAAATGATAATGAAGGATGGGGAAGTTATCCAAACAACCTAAGCTGGAAAGCAGATGGTTTGGTTGATAATGTAAGATATAACGTTTCAATCAAAAATGTTTCAGTAAACGGATCTCCAAGAGATTATTCTTATTGGTTCAAGCTTACCAATATCAATCATACACAGCCACCAACGGCACCTACTCTGGAAGTACCTGCAAATTTAGCTACTGGAGTAAGATTAAGTAATGCTTTCAAATGGTCTTTAACTCAAAATACGAGCAGGTATCACCTCCAGGCAGCTGAAGACGCAGCCTTTACAAAGATAGTAATCAACAAGGAAGGATTATCAACTAATGGTTATGTACCAAACGAACTTGATTACGAGTCAACTTATTACTGGAGAGTTGCATCATCAAACGACGCAGGCAAATCACCATGGTCGCAGGTATTTTCATTCACTACTACCTCACCTACACCAGACAGACCGTATCTTGCAGGTCCTGCAAATAATGCCGTAACAAACACTACTACTCCTACCCTATTCTGGACATCCGTACCCGGTGCTGAAACATATTCTTTACAGGTTTCGAGAGATGACACTTTCGAAGGGTTTGCTGTGAGATACACAAAATCAAATCTTACTGATACCTTCGATGTTATTCCGGTTGCAAGACTAAATAATGAAACTGATTACTGGTGGAGAGTAAAATCAGTAAATGCAGGTGGAGAAAGTACTTATACTCCAAGCTGGAAATTCAATACAGGCATACCACTTCCGGCACCAACTCTCACAGGACCTTCTGATGGTATAGAAACTAATCTCACTCCTACACTCACATGGAATGTCGTTCCGGGTGCCACCAGTTATAATATTCAATTAGCAGAGAGAATAGGTTTTGACCATGGTTTGATTGTAAATGAAACGAAATGGGAAGACGTTAACTTCACTGTTCCAAGCGGCTTGCTGACTGATGGCAAGACTTACTACTGGAAAGTCAGGGCTAATTCAAGTTCAGGCTCAGGTCCTTTCTCAGACCCTTTGAGCTTTGTTGCCAAAGACGGCACAAGTGTATCCGACTTGACATTAGACTCTGATTTGAGAGTATTTCCAAATCCTACAAATGGTAATTTTAATATTATACTCAATAATTCCGAGATAATCAATTCAGTAATTATCCGCGATGCATTAGGTAATGAAATTCTTAGAATGAATGATGTAAAGGATAATAATCTTAATATTAACCTCAAACAAGCATCAACAGGAATTTATTTCATTACTGTATTTACAGATTCAAAAGCGTATTCTGCCAAAGTATCAATTTTGAGATAA
- a CDS encoding HDOD domain-containing protein yields the protein MSLRILFVDDDQDVINGYRRIYYKFKSEWDMFFALSGRQAIEIINKEKINVIVSDMRMPGMDGDELLKEIQKTHPQILRIILSGHQDEIKIIRSLSSAHQFLIKPCTPEDLKAAIVNAYALRNLLEDKKVINLINGLGKVPSLPDIYIKLENELNKPDVSFQNIEEIILKDPAITAKILQVVNSGFFGIPRKISNLMDALNLLGTNLVKSIILYLETFSDNHFDDKAAKFINEIGKHSLRVAEITRIICKKEHIPKTISDDIFICGILHDIGKLILINFENYIEAIDHKSNSSLSISQAETELFGYNHSGVGAYLLGIWGLHKDIIQAVAFHHNPDDLIYHKDCMIDILHIANGLAYYKFKDFDIDKIDFDKEYVLSKYSEGKIRKWWLDINLES from the coding sequence ATGTCACTAAGAATATTATTTGTTGATGATGATCAGGATGTTATTAATGGATACCGTCGAATTTATTACAAATTTAAAAGTGAATGGGATATGTTTTTTGCTTTAAGCGGAAGACAAGCAATTGAAATCATTAATAAAGAGAAAATCAATGTCATAGTATCGGATATGCGTATGCCCGGTATGGATGGTGACGAACTTTTGAAGGAAATTCAGAAAACACATCCGCAGATACTCAGGATAATCCTTTCAGGTCATCAGGATGAAATAAAAATTATAAGGAGTCTAAGTTCGGCTCATCAATTTTTAATTAAACCATGTACACCCGAGGATTTAAAAGCTGCTATCGTAAACGCTTATGCGTTGAGAAATCTGTTAGAAGATAAAAAAGTAATTAATTTGATAAACGGGCTTGGTAAAGTACCCTCCCTTCCTGACATTTACATAAAACTGGAAAATGAACTAAATAAACCTGATGTTTCTTTTCAAAATATTGAAGAAATAATTCTGAAAGACCCTGCAATTACTGCGAAAATATTACAGGTTGTTAACTCAGGTTTTTTCGGTATTCCAAGGAAAATTTCAAATCTAATGGATGCGCTAAATCTTCTTGGTACAAATCTGGTAAAGTCCATAATTTTATATCTTGAAACTTTTTCAGATAATCATTTTGATGATAAGGCAGCAAAATTTATAAACGAGATTGGTAAACACAGCCTTAGAGTTGCTGAAATCACCAGAATAATATGTAAAAAAGAACATATTCCAAAAACAATTTCCGATGATATTTTCATTTGTGGAATTCTGCATGATATAGGCAAATTGATTCTGATTAATTTTGAAAACTATATCGAAGCGATTGACCATAAAAGTAATTCATCACTCAGCATAAGTCAAGCCGAAACTGAGCTTTTTGGGTATAATCACAGCGGTGTTGGTGCTTATCTCTTGGGAATTTGGGGATTGCATAAGGATATCATTCAGGCTGTGGCTTTTCATCATAATCCTGATGATTTAATCTACCATAAAGATTGTATGATAGATATACTACATATAGCAAATGGACTTGCGTATTATAAATTTAAGGATTTTGATATTGATAAAATTGATTTTGATAAGGAATATGTTCTTAGTAAATATTCTGAAGGAAAAATTAGAAAATGGTGGTTAGACATTAATTTGGAAAGTTGA